One part of the Solanum dulcamara chromosome 8, daSolDulc1.2, whole genome shotgun sequence genome encodes these proteins:
- the LOC129899790 gene encoding uncharacterized protein LOC129899790, which produces MEAKEIAGVLDIPNVTMWKKNAETLNRKLGPSPKPSIEEAPNLELKPLLAYLRYAFLGVNNTLPVILSSSLLDKQVAEAFELLKKRLIEAQILIAPDWELYFELMCDASDILVGAVLGQRKVKIFYSIYYASKTLDSAQANYIMTEEEMLALVYAFDKFC; this is translated from the exons ATGGAAGCTAAAGAGATAGCTGGTGTGCTTGACATTCCAAATGTCACCATGTGGAAGAAGAATGCAGAGACATTAAATAGAAaattgggtccttcacccaaACCATCTATAGAGGAAGCTCCTAACTTGGAATTGAAGCCACTTCTAGCCTATCTCAGGTATGCTTTTCTTGGTGTCAACAATACTTTACCTGTAATTCTCTCATCATCTTTATTGGATAAGCAGGTTGCAGAA GCCTTTGAACTGTTGAAGAAGAGATTGATTGAAGCCCAAATCCTGATAGCTCCTGACTGGGAGCTATACTTTGAGTTGATGTGCGATGCGAGCGACATATTAGTCGGAGCAGTGCTAGGACAAAGGAAggtgaaaatattttattctatCTACTATGCCAGCAAGACTCTGGACTCAGCTCAGGCTAATTATATTATGACAGAGGAGGAGATGCTTGCATTGGTCTATGCATTTGATAAATTCTGCTAA